Proteins encoded together in one Nostoc sp. PCC 7524 window:
- a CDS encoding glycosyltransferase family 2 protein, whose product MKLVSVIIPLYKAEKYIATTLQSVLEQTYSNFELLIIDDGSPDKSLEICQQFTDSRIKIIRQVNRGPAAARNTGLRQAQGQYIAFLDADDIWHPTKLEKHVNHLEKFPNVGVSYSYVAFINGEGKPLGLYQLPKTQNITPPHILLRDPIGSGSNLVARREVFEAIKFQDNLDGTVEDFYFDEERHLQEDTECWLRIALKSDLKFAGIPEVLMQYRMHSEGGSHQFLKKAQSWERLLEKIKTYAPDLMMQWERAAKAYQLTAIARRAINQGAGSIAVELNHRALAAYWRILLEEPRRTLLTLVAAYLLFLLPQPIYRQLQTWAFAIASAIQKHHLVAAKSTVPLLGGANEKSYSMG is encoded by the coding sequence ATGAAATTAGTTTCTGTGATTATCCCGCTTTACAAGGCTGAAAAATATATTGCCACAACTTTACAATCTGTTCTCGAACAAACCTATTCCAACTTTGAACTGCTGATTATTGATGATGGTTCTCCTGATAAAAGTCTAGAAATTTGCCAACAATTTACCGACTCTAGAATTAAAATCATTCGTCAAGTTAATCGAGGCCCAGCAGCAGCTAGAAATACGGGACTTCGCCAAGCCCAAGGTCAATATATTGCTTTTCTCGATGCTGATGATATTTGGCACCCCACAAAGTTAGAAAAACACGTCAATCATTTGGAGAAATTTCCTAATGTGGGAGTTAGTTATAGTTATGTAGCTTTCATTAATGGCGAAGGAAAACCCCTAGGTCTTTATCAGCTACCTAAGACACAAAATATTACTCCTCCCCATATACTTTTGCGTGATCCAATTGGCAGTGGCTCCAATTTAGTTGCCCGTCGAGAAGTTTTTGAAGCCATTAAATTTCAAGACAATCTTGATGGTACTGTAGAAGACTTTTATTTCGATGAAGAACGGCATTTGCAAGAAGATACTGAATGTTGGTTACGGATTGCCCTCAAATCTGATCTGAAATTTGCAGGAATACCTGAAGTCTTGATGCAGTATCGGATGCACTCAGAAGGAGGTTCACATCAGTTTCTCAAGAAGGCTCAATCATGGGAAAGGCTGTTAGAAAAAATTAAAACTTATGCGCCAGACTTAATGATGCAATGGGAAAGAGCCGCAAAAGCCTATCAGCTAACAGCCATAGCCCGGAGAGCAATTAATCAGGGTGCAGGATCAATAGCAGTAGAACTCAACCATCGAGCCTTAGCCGCCTACTGGCGCATTCTCCTAGAAGAACCGCGCCGCACCCTATTAACCCTAGTTGCTGCCTACTTACTGTTTCTGCTACCACAACCTATATACAGACAATTGCAGACATGGGCTTTTGCGATCGCCTCAGCCATTCAAAAACACCACCTTGTAGCGGCTAAATCCACTGTTCCCCTTCTCGGAGGAGCCAATGAGAAAAGCTATAGTATGGGCTGA
- a CDS encoding sugar transferase — translation MTNPTLTTNKLNKAPIDLRAPEFFQVRKGAWRLITLIFIDYTLLFLAWLLAVNYANQVDNYGYSINNYLPIFIAIGIQIVALALQGIYKRGQKLHEYFNIIKALTVAHGLIAFIVFLYAPIIEPIRLQLLWSWVMSIAFISTSKLAINMTLEYLRKQKIFGHHAVFVICDSDENEKAVSSIRQEKSYLIRGIADSKALDRNNREVTLAKLKELDVTEVFLSWNAIKNRMFVCWQFQASGITVHILPMELKPIDRDLEFTKVGGMNCLTFSCPLILGKDFLIKRIFDIAATTIFLIFSFPIYIAIAIAIKLDSPGPIFFKQTRVGLHGKSFKVWKFRTMRADAEKLQKELEAFNETKDGILFKIKDDPRVTRVGKFLRRYSLDELPQLFNVLLGEMSLIGPRPLPIRDVDKFSEHHFIRHEVLPGITGLWQVSGRSKIVDFEKVITLDLSYIENWSLRLDFEILLKTIQVVLTKDGAY, via the coding sequence ATGACTAATCCAACCCTGACAACTAATAAATTGAATAAAGCTCCTATAGATTTACGCGCTCCTGAATTTTTTCAGGTACGGAAAGGAGCATGGCGATTAATCACACTAATTTTCATCGACTATACCCTTTTATTTCTTGCTTGGTTATTAGCTGTAAATTACGCTAATCAGGTAGATAATTATGGGTACTCAATTAATAATTATCTACCTATTTTCATAGCAATTGGCATTCAAATAGTAGCACTCGCACTTCAGGGTATATATAAAAGAGGACAAAAATTGCATGAGTATTTTAATATCATTAAAGCCCTGACAGTAGCTCATGGCTTAATAGCATTTATTGTTTTTTTATATGCACCAATTATAGAGCCAATTCGCCTGCAACTACTTTGGTCTTGGGTGATGAGTATTGCTTTCATCAGCACCAGCAAATTAGCAATCAACATGACTCTTGAATATTTGCGTAAACAAAAAATATTTGGTCATCATGCAGTTTTTGTGATTTGTGACTCTGATGAAAATGAGAAAGCTGTTAGCAGCATTAGACAAGAAAAATCTTACCTCATTCGTGGTATTGCTGATTCTAAAGCATTAGATAGAAATAATCGTGAAGTTACTTTAGCAAAACTCAAGGAACTAGACGTAACAGAAGTATTTCTTTCCTGGAATGCCATCAAGAATAGAATGTTTGTCTGCTGGCAATTTCAAGCATCAGGAATCACAGTACATATTTTACCAATGGAATTAAAGCCAATTGATAGAGATTTAGAATTTACTAAAGTAGGAGGAATGAATTGTTTAACTTTTTCTTGTCCACTCATTCTAGGTAAAGACTTTTTGATCAAACGCATTTTTGATATTGCTGCCACTACTATATTTTTGATTTTTTCATTTCCCATATATATAGCGATCGCTATAGCAATTAAACTTGATTCCCCCGGTCCCATCTTCTTCAAGCAGACTCGTGTAGGGTTACATGGCAAATCCTTTAAAGTATGGAAATTCCGTACCATGCGGGCTGATGCTGAAAAGCTCCAAAAAGAATTAGAAGCCTTCAATGAAACTAAAGATGGTATCCTCTTTAAAATCAAAGATGACCCTCGTGTGACTCGTGTAGGCAAATTTCTTCGTCGTTATAGCCTCGATGAATTACCACAACTTTTCAACGTATTACTAGGTGAAATGAGCCTGATTGGCCCTCGTCCTCTACCCATTAGAGACGTAGATAAATTTTCCGAACATCATTTTATTCGCCATGAAGTTTTACCTGGCATTACAGGTCTTTGGCAAGTTTCAGGACGCTCTAAAATTGTAGACTTTGAAAAAGTCATCACTTTGGATCTTAGCTACATTGAAAATTGGTCACTGCGATTAGATTTTGAAATCTTACTCAAAACAATTCAAGTAGTGTTAACCAAAGATGGTGCCTACTAA